Proteins from one Mus pahari chromosome 10, PAHARI_EIJ_v1.1, whole genome shotgun sequence genomic window:
- the Slc51b gene encoding organic solute transporter subunit beta, whose translation MDHRAEEAAASAEVPQELLEEMLWYFRAEDAAPWNYSILVLAVLVVGISMFLLRRSILANRNRKKQPQDKETPGDLQLGDSRMKENSSQVFLRETLISEKPDSAPGETELKEKDSSLVFLPDPQETES comes from the exons ATGGACCACCGTGCAGAGGAAGCTGCAGCCAGCGCCGAGGTGCCCCAGGAACTGCTGGAAGAAATGCTCTGGTATTTTCGTGCAGAAGACG CGGCTCCTTGGAATTACTCCATCCTGGTTCTGGCAGTTCTGGTGGTCGGGATAAGCATGTTCCTCCTGAGGAGGAGCATCCTGGCAAACag aaaTCGAAAGAAGCAGCCACAAGACAAGGAAACACCAGGAGACCTGCAGCTCGGTGACTCCAGAATGAAAGAGAATAGCAGTCAGGTCTTCCTGAGAGAGACCCTGATCTCAGAGAAGCCAGACTCGGCCCCGGGGGAAACTGAGTTGAAAGAGAAAGACTCATCCCTCGTCTTTCTGCCAGACCCACAGGAAACCGAGAGCTAG